The sequence below is a genomic window from Synechococcus sp. PCC 7335.
TTGGCCACGAACTTTCGACTGCGAAATTTATGGCTCTGTCTTTATGACCATATGAAGGCTTGCTATGGGTGATGAAGGCTTGCTACGGGTGAGTTCTTAAGGTGCGAAAGTGTAGACTACAGAGAATGTTACATCCTAAGCCATACTTCATTAACACTTCAAGAAATAGTCTTACTTTAAACTTCAGCTAAAGATATGAATAATCTCTATTGATTACACATACTTTCTGCTATAAGACACCTGACTCTTTACTTTTTATCCATGCTGCTATTTTCTTGATTGTTGATACCTGTATTGAATGATACCTGCAATATTTTTCGAGGTTGATAGGAGTTTTTCGTATTACCCTTGAAGGGGAATTGTTAGCGGTGTTGAGCTTATCCTCTCGTATTTGATTTTTATTTGATTAGACAACTCGTACTGTGTCAGGCCTGCTTTGTGCTTCTTAATACCTGCTACTAGCGATTAGTGAACTACCCTAAATAAATCAATATTTCTAAAGTCACTATTCAAGTTGGGTGAATGAACTTAAGGCTTAGCTCGCAAATATTAAGTCAAATACTAAAGTAAATTAGTGTTTGGGCATTAGTGTTTAAGCGCATATCGACATTCTCTCGCTACTTCAAAACTGTTATGGACTACCCTATCTTTTCTATCGTCGTACCTACCTATAACCGGCCTGAGCAACTTAAAGGATGTTTGAAGGCACTTGCTAAAATCGACTATCCCCGTGATCGCTATCAGGTGGTCGTGGTCGATGATGGTAGCCAACAGCCATTAGATACCGTCGTGGAGCCCTTTCTAGACGAGCTAGAGGTGGCTCTTTTGCGGCAGGAGAATGCTGGACCAGCAGCAGCTAGAAATGCGGGTGCTCAGTTCGCTAAGGGGGACTATATTGCCTTTACCGACGATGATTGTATGCCTTCGGCCGATTGGCTACAGCAATTTGCGATCGCCCTCGATGCCCATCCGGATGCGATGATTGGTGGCCATACGATCAATGCCCTCCCTCACAACCTATACTCTACGGCTTCGCAGGCGCTAATTGACTACATTTATGAGTACTACGGTTCGAGTAGTGCTGGCATCTTTTTCGCTTCTAACAATATTGCAATGTCACGATCGCATTTTCTAGAAGTCGGTGGCTTTGACGTTTCTTTTCCGCTAGCGGCAGCCGAAGATCGTGAGCTGTGCGATCGCTGGCAGCAGCGCGGTTACCCTATGCATTATGCCCCCGATGCGACCATTCAGCATGCCCACGCGCTTTCTCTCAAGTCGTTTTGGCGGCAGCACTTCGGCTATGGCCGAGGAGCTTTTTGTTTCCACAAGGCTAGAGCGCTACGCTCAGCGCAAACTATCAAGGTTGAACCCGTCGCCTTTTATACTGACTTGCTGACTTACCCGATGAAAAATGGTCCAGCGAAAAAGGGTGGTCTTAGGGGTCCTCTACAAGTCTCAGGCCTATTCTTCCTATCACAAGTCGCAACAGCAGCTGGGTTCTTTTGGGAGAAGTTGAGCGAACAGCGTCAGCAGAACAGCGTAATCAGCAGCTGAGTATCTTTCCTCAAATGAGGTGCTATTTTTAGTTCTGCTGTGCTAGCGCGAAGAAAAAGTATGCCTATTAGACCAATTGCACGAAAGCCTGGATACGGACAGTTTTTTTCTAAACGGAACAATCGACTACTCCAGTCTGTTTTGACGGTTGAAAATAGTCTGATTCTGCTGTTTTTTATACTGGGTCTAGTCGGCA
It includes:
- a CDS encoding glycosyltransferase family 2 protein — encoded protein: MDYPIFSIVVPTYNRPEQLKGCLKALAKIDYPRDRYQVVVVDDGSQQPLDTVVEPFLDELEVALLRQENAGPAAARNAGAQFAKGDYIAFTDDDCMPSADWLQQFAIALDAHPDAMIGGHTINALPHNLYSTASQALIDYIYEYYGSSSAGIFFASNNIAMSRSHFLEVGGFDVSFPLAAAEDRELCDRWQQRGYPMHYAPDATIQHAHALSLKSFWRQHFGYGRGAFCFHKARALRSAQTIKVEPVAFYTDLLTYPMKNGPAKKGGLRGPLQVSGLFFLSQVATAAGFFWEKLSEQRQQNSVISS